In a single window of the Halomicroarcula saliterrae genome:
- a CDS encoding CPBP family intramembrane glutamic endopeptidase yields the protein MATASQERPVLQSAIALVSAFGLGAGGLLFGVALLLLTVAGIGLVTGTIVSGFAFLVLSLVFIQGVGCAGVALSYYKLRPAIAPRVRSLLDLAGDGKSFGIPAGVPTLKQAGIVLGGYAAAIVWVMFSGIIMTVIQNIRGQPLQTGNNAAAELGRSNPEVLLLLIPASILVIGPGEELLFRGVVQGRIRERFSRVPGVIIPSAIFAALHLFALVGGSLLGNLVVVSILFGTATVFGVAYEYSGNIVVPSLIHGLYNATLFTILYVSVTMGDELAQQGLLGIGA from the coding sequence ATGGCAACTGCCTCACAGGAGCGACCAGTGCTCCAGTCGGCTATCGCGCTCGTCTCCGCCTTCGGGCTCGGCGCCGGCGGACTGCTCTTTGGCGTGGCGCTGTTACTGTTGACGGTCGCGGGTATCGGGCTCGTCACGGGGACAATCGTCTCCGGGTTCGCCTTTCTCGTTCTCAGCCTCGTCTTCATCCAGGGGGTCGGCTGTGCCGGCGTCGCGCTCAGCTACTACAAGCTCAGACCGGCCATCGCACCGCGGGTCCGCTCGCTGCTCGACCTCGCCGGTGACGGGAAGTCCTTTGGCATCCCCGCCGGAGTTCCGACCCTGAAGCAGGCGGGAATCGTGCTGGGCGGCTACGCCGCGGCGATAGTCTGGGTCATGTTCTCCGGCATCATCATGACGGTCATTCAGAACATCCGCGGCCAGCCGCTCCAGACCGGGAACAACGCCGCGGCGGAGCTCGGTCGCTCGAACCCGGAGGTGCTCTTGCTGCTGATTCCGGCCTCGATTCTCGTCATCGGGCCCGGCGAGGAACTGCTCTTTCGCGGGGTGGTGCAGGGACGCATCCGCGAGCGGTTCAGTCGGGTGCCGGGCGTCATCATCCCGAGCGCCATCTTCGCGGCGCTCCACCTGTTCGCCCTCGTGGGCGGCTCGCTGCTGGGCAATCTAGTCGTCGTGAGCATCCTCTTTGGGACCGCGACGGTGTTCGGCGTCGCCTACGAGTACTCGGGGAACATCGTCGTCCCGTCGCTGATACACGGGCTCTACAACGCGACGCTGTTTACCATCCTCTATGTCAGCGTGACGATGGGCGACGAACTGGCCCAGCAGGGACTGCTGGGTATCGGCGCGTGA
- a CDS encoding DUF1684 domain-containing protein: MTDDYAERLRRNRAEKDDFFADHPQSPVPPEERGSFDGLAYFEPDPSYRVEATVTRHDDPDPVEMETTDGRVVRYLHVVTFAFEVDGEAAELQGYRQAGDDPGQLFVPFRDKTTGQQTYEAGRYMELESDAELTDGDTATLDFNLAYAPFCAYSETFSCPLPPEANWLDVAVEAGERTA; encoded by the coding sequence ATGACCGACGACTACGCCGAACGGCTCCGCCGGAACCGCGCCGAGAAGGACGACTTCTTCGCCGACCACCCGCAGTCACCGGTTCCGCCGGAAGAGCGCGGGTCGTTCGATGGGCTCGCGTACTTCGAGCCGGACCCGAGCTACCGCGTCGAGGCGACCGTGACCCGCCACGACGACCCCGACCCCGTCGAGATGGAGACGACCGACGGCCGCGTCGTCCGCTATCTCCACGTCGTCACCTTCGCGTTCGAGGTCGACGGCGAGGCCGCCGAGTTGCAGGGGTACCGGCAGGCCGGTGACGACCCCGGACAGCTGTTCGTCCCGTTCCGGGACAAGACGACAGGTCAGCAGACCTACGAGGCGGGCCGCTACATGGAGCTAGAGAGCGACGCGGAACTGACAGACGGCGACACCGCGACGCTGGATTTCAACCTCGCGTACGCGCCGTTCTGTGCGTACAGCGAGACGTTCTCCTGCCCGCTCCCGCCGGAGGCGAACTGGCTGGACGTGGCCGTCGAGGCCGGCGAGCGGACGGCGTGA
- a CDS encoding AMP-dependent synthetase/ligase: protein MGATPGWFETEAEYTDEVVGTDTLGELFAATARRNADRDAQQYKGGVYDRSLTDDVVPAPPDGEYGTISYERMHELVKYLAAGFRDLGVAADTRVGLFASTRMEWALSDFAVLSAGGVVTTVYTDSSTGQVRHLLDDPGAEVAVVGTGDQLERVLAVADELALSTIVTMDDCAPDRADVVTLADVYERGQAVFEESAYQSWLADRQPGDLASVIYTSGTTGKPKGVRLTHRNFRANVNQTRRRLGPRPDKSPELPVVSAGMRSIAFLPLAHVFERLAGHFFMYASGVTVGYAESPETLTGDLLALRPQMGASVPRVYERIFRRMREQAGDSPVTERLFEWSLDVARRYARTEDAGPVLSLQHRLADRLVYSTVREGLGGEVEFMVSGGGSLSKSLCETFIGMGIDIVEGYGLTETAPVIAINPPEDLRPGTLGYPVTELDYHIDTHVVDDTEFDDVTGRLGELLVDGPNVTEGYWNDPGETDRGFVERDGRRWFRTGDIVELTDDGFLVYHDRLKQLIVLSTGKNVAPQPIEDLFATVDRVNQVMVVGDDRKFVGALVVPDFEEIERLAARAGVDLPEDPYARCDHEQVREWVRAAIEDANAELERTERIKAFELVPEEWTTDNDLLTPSMKKKRRNIQEAFESKVDAIYDET from the coding sequence ATGGGCGCCACACCGGGGTGGTTCGAGACCGAGGCCGAGTACACCGACGAGGTCGTCGGGACCGACACGCTCGGTGAGCTGTTTGCGGCGACGGCTCGGCGCAACGCCGACCGCGACGCCCAGCAGTACAAGGGCGGCGTCTACGACCGCTCGCTGACCGACGATGTCGTGCCGGCACCGCCCGACGGCGAGTACGGGACGATCAGCTACGAGCGGATGCACGAACTCGTGAAGTACCTCGCCGCCGGCTTCCGGGACCTCGGCGTGGCCGCCGACACTCGCGTCGGCCTCTTCGCCTCGACGCGGATGGAGTGGGCGCTGTCGGACTTCGCCGTGCTGTCGGCCGGCGGCGTCGTGACGACGGTGTACACCGACTCCTCGACCGGGCAGGTCCGGCATCTGCTCGACGACCCAGGTGCCGAGGTGGCGGTCGTCGGGACCGGCGACCAGCTAGAGCGCGTGTTGGCCGTGGCGGACGAGCTGGCGCTGTCGACAATCGTCACCATGGACGACTGCGCGCCGGACCGAGCGGACGTCGTGACGCTCGCGGACGTGTACGAGCGTGGGCAGGCGGTTTTCGAGGAGTCCGCCTACCAGTCCTGGCTCGCGGACCGCCAGCCCGGGGACCTGGCGAGCGTCATCTACACCTCCGGGACGACGGGGAAACCGAAGGGGGTCCGGCTGACACATCGGAACTTCCGGGCGAACGTCAACCAGACGCGACGCCGGCTGGGCCCCCGCCCCGACAAGTCGCCGGAGCTCCCCGTCGTCTCGGCCGGGATGCGCTCTATCGCCTTTCTCCCGCTCGCGCACGTCTTCGAGCGGCTGGCCGGCCACTTCTTCATGTACGCGTCGGGAGTGACCGTCGGCTACGCCGAGAGCCCGGAGACGCTCACCGGGGACCTACTCGCACTCCGGCCACAGATGGGCGCGAGCGTCCCCCGCGTCTACGAGCGCATCTTCCGGCGAATGCGCGAGCAGGCCGGTGATTCGCCCGTCACGGAGCGCCTCTTCGAGTGGTCGCTGGACGTGGCCCGACGCTACGCCCGCACGGAGGACGCGGGGCCGGTGCTGTCGCTCCAGCACCGACTGGCCGACCGCCTCGTCTACAGCACCGTCAGAGAGGGGCTGGGCGGCGAGGTGGAGTTCATGGTCAGTGGCGGGGGCAGCCTCTCGAAGTCGCTGTGTGAGACGTTCATCGGGATGGGAATCGACATCGTCGAGGGGTACGGCCTCACCGAGACGGCGCCCGTCATCGCCATCAATCCGCCCGAGGACCTCCGGCCGGGGACGCTCGGCTACCCCGTCACGGAGCTGGACTATCACATCGACACCCACGTCGTCGACGACACGGAGTTCGACGACGTGACCGGGCGTCTTGGCGAACTGCTCGTCGACGGTCCGAACGTCACCGAGGGGTACTGGAACGACCCCGGCGAGACGGACCGCGGGTTCGTCGAACGGGACGGCCGCCGCTGGTTCCGGACCGGCGACATCGTGGAACTGACCGACGACGGCTTTCTGGTCTACCACGACCGACTGAAACAGCTCATCGTCCTCTCGACGGGCAAGAACGTCGCGCCCCAGCCCATCGAGGACCTGTTCGCGACGGTAGACCGGGTCAACCAGGTCATGGTCGTCGGCGACGACCGGAAGTTCGTGGGCGCGCTCGTGGTCCCCGACTTCGAGGAGATAGAGCGGCTCGCGGCGCGGGCGGGCGTCGACCTGCCGGAGGACCCGTACGCCCGATGTGACCACGAGCAGGTCCGGGAGTGGGTTCGGGCCGCCATCGAGGACGCCAACGCCGAACTGGAGCGCACCGAGCGCATCAAGGCCTTCGAGCTGGTCCCCGAGGAGTGGACCACGGACAACGACCTCCTCACGCCGTCGATGAAGAAGAAGCGGCGCAACATTCAGGAGGCGTTCGAGTCGAAGGTCGACGCCATCTACGATGAGACCTAG
- a CDS encoding Hsp20/alpha crystallin family protein, with amino-acid sequence MREQRNPFDSMEQFFDQMRREMFGVQGSRDGRQSGDNWGQTPAVREPQYDESGWDAGVTIEETDDGFVVLADLPGFDRDELSIRLRDEHLHLSGEHEVGEGMSYRSRRVSERIHLPARVDPDHVTASYHNGVLEVRFVVETDDAADGTDIHIE; translated from the coding sequence ATGAGAGAACAGCGTAACCCCTTCGACAGCATGGAGCAGTTCTTCGACCAGATGCGCCGGGAGATGTTCGGCGTTCAGGGGTCGCGTGACGGCCGTCAGTCCGGCGACAACTGGGGCCAGACACCGGCCGTCCGGGAACCGCAGTACGACGAGAGCGGCTGGGACGCGGGCGTCACCATCGAGGAGACCGACGACGGCTTCGTGGTCCTCGCCGACCTCCCAGGGTTCGACCGGGACGAGCTCTCCATTCGGCTCCGCGACGAGCACCTCCACCTCAGCGGCGAACACGAGGTCGGGGAGGGCATGAGCTACCGGAGCCGACGGGTCAGCGAACGGATTCACCTCCCGGCCCGGGTCGACCCGGACCACGTGACGGCGAGCTACCACAACGGCGTGCTCGAAGTCCGGTTCGTGGTCGAGACCGACGACGCGGCGGACGGAACGGACATCCACATCGAGTGA
- a CDS encoding helix-turn-helix domain-containing protein gives MPRAKLTLAVPEDSWVHEVSTADTELTVKVHTVLAHAQVGVAVVELTTADPVSALSALDDHADVADVDLLATREDSVLLQVETTSPALVVPLWQAGVPVELPFSVRNGDVTWTVLTSADRLAALGQALDEAGIDYELTFARDIDGRWAARVMTDRQREVLLAALEMGYYATPREATLTEVAAHLDISKATCSDILHRAEGNLVTRFAAEALSR, from the coding sequence ATGCCACGGGCGAAACTCACCCTCGCTGTCCCCGAAGACAGCTGGGTCCACGAGGTCTCGACGGCCGACACGGAGCTGACGGTCAAGGTCCACACGGTGCTCGCCCACGCACAGGTGGGCGTTGCCGTCGTCGAACTGACGACTGCGGACCCGGTTTCGGCGCTTTCGGCGTTGGACGACCACGCGGACGTCGCCGACGTGGACCTTCTGGCGACGCGCGAGGACAGCGTCCTGTTGCAGGTCGAGACGACGAGCCCGGCGCTCGTGGTACCGCTCTGGCAGGCCGGTGTGCCCGTCGAGTTGCCGTTTTCCGTCCGGAACGGCGACGTGACGTGGACGGTGCTGACCTCGGCAGACCGACTCGCGGCCCTCGGGCAGGCCCTCGACGAGGCCGGTATCGACTACGAACTGACGTTCGCCCGCGATATCGACGGGCGATGGGCCGCTCGCGTCATGACCGACAGACAGCGGGAGGTGCTGCTGGCCGCGCTAGAGATGGGGTACTACGCGACGCCCCGCGAGGCCACGCTGACCGAGGTCGCGGCCCATCTGGACATTTCCAAGGCGACGTGTAGCGATATCCTCCACCGGGCCGAGGGGAACCTCGTGACCCGGTTCGCCGCCGAGGCGCTGTCTCGATAG
- a CDS encoding NOP5/NOP56 family protein → MTDTSEQGGWFAGLDPDDEAAAVERIASGSADAPDDWPARAVESGFAADADEYYDRLHAATTAATEAAVTEAERADDKQLVHAVRAMSDCERTANELAERVAEWGTSRYDEDGSGVGYARRIADGEVGDGDEGGDRALRSLAERVVAVAAEADELRAYIERTAPAVAPNLSMLAGPVLAARLLSLSGGLESLAKQPSGTVQVLGAEDALFAHLSGGTPSPKHGVIFTHEYVSGTRREERGSAARALAGKLSIAARIDHYSGDRRPDLQRELDDRMERIRSRGGEGE, encoded by the coding sequence ATGACTGACACGAGCGAGCAGGGCGGCTGGTTCGCGGGTCTCGACCCAGACGACGAGGCCGCCGCCGTAGAACGCATCGCGAGCGGCAGCGCCGACGCCCCTGACGATTGGCCCGCTCGGGCCGTCGAATCGGGATTCGCCGCGGACGCCGACGAGTACTACGACCGATTGCACGCCGCGACGACGGCAGCCACCGAAGCGGCCGTCACCGAGGCCGAGCGCGCCGACGACAAGCAGCTCGTCCACGCGGTGCGCGCGATGAGCGATTGCGAGCGCACCGCCAACGAACTGGCCGAACGCGTCGCCGAGTGGGGCACGAGTCGGTACGACGAGGACGGCAGCGGCGTCGGCTACGCCCGACGAATCGCCGACGGCGAGGTCGGGGACGGCGACGAGGGCGGCGACCGCGCGCTCCGGTCACTCGCGGAGCGCGTCGTCGCGGTGGCGGCGGAGGCCGACGAGCTGCGGGCCTACATCGAACGCACGGCGCCGGCCGTCGCCCCGAACCTATCGATGCTCGCCGGGCCGGTCCTCGCGGCACGCCTGCTCTCGCTCTCTGGTGGCCTCGAATCGCTCGCCAAGCAGCCAAGCGGCACCGTTCAGGTTCTGGGTGCCGAAGACGCCCTGTTCGCGCATCTCAGTGGCGGGACTCCCTCCCCGAAGCACGGCGTCATCTTCACCCACGAGTACGTCAGCGGGACGCGACGCGAAGAGCGCGGGTCGGCCGCCCGCGCCCTCGCGGGGAAGCTCTCCATCGCCGCGCGCATCGACCACTACAGCGGCGACCGGCGGCCGGACCTCCAGCGGGAACTCGACGACCGCATGGAGCGCATCCGGTCGCGAGGGGGTGAGGGCGAATGA
- a CDS encoding fibrillarin-like rRNA/tRNA 2'-O-methyltransferase, whose protein sequence is MTPSLPEGVERHDFDGTTSIATRGHPEYGERTDGEWRRWDPHRSKLGAMLALGMDTGLEADLKTLYLGAAAGTTVSHVADFGGPTYAVEFAPRPVRELLDAADHRPNLFPLLKDARRPESYAHVVEPVDVIVQDVATRGQARVAALNRQFLDGDGRLLAAVKARSEDVTADPEDVFDEVVAELSTSYEVLASEELDPYHEDHLGVVARPLE, encoded by the coding sequence ATGACGCCGTCGCTGCCCGAAGGCGTCGAGCGTCACGACTTCGACGGGACGACGAGTATCGCCACCCGGGGCCACCCCGAGTACGGCGAGCGGACCGACGGCGAGTGGCGCCGGTGGGACCCCCACCGCTCGAAGCTCGGCGCGATGCTCGCCCTGGGGATGGACACCGGGCTGGAAGCGGACCTGAAAACGCTGTATCTCGGTGCCGCGGCCGGGACGACCGTGAGCCACGTCGCCGACTTCGGCGGGCCGACCTACGCCGTCGAGTTCGCCCCGCGACCGGTCCGGGAGCTGCTCGACGCCGCCGACCACCGGCCGAACCTCTTTCCGCTGTTGAAAGACGCCCGCCGGCCCGAGAGCTACGCTCACGTCGTCGAGCCCGTCGACGTGATCGTTCAGGACGTGGCCACCCGCGGCCAGGCCCGCGTGGCGGCGCTGAACCGGCAGTTCCTCGACGGCGACGGCCGCCTGCTCGCGGCCGTCAAGGCCCGCAGCGAGGACGTGACCGCCGACCCCGAGGACGTGTTCGACGAGGTGGTGGCGGAGCTTTCGACGTCCTACGAGGTGCTCGCGAGCGAGGAGCTCGACCCCTACCACGAGGACCATCTGGGCGTCGTCGCACGGCCGCTGGAGTGA
- a CDS encoding glutamate--cysteine ligase — translation MDETGSPENFTRMGTLGIEEEFYVVDEYGRPTSGTDELVYEGEPPALLDGRLDHELFKCIVETQTPLIEAPDDAREQLLAVREALVEYAASEGFGIAAAGLHPLAKWRELEHAEKPRYRAQLDRIKYPQHRNTTAGLHVHVGVDDPDKAVWVANELRWHVPVMLALSANSPYWNGFDTGLQSARAKIFEALPNTGIPTRFEDYAAFETYERRMVESGSIDDRGELWFDVRPHSGHGTVEVRAPDGQADPDRVLAFVEYVHALVEDLAARYEDGESGTDIRRELLDENKWRAIRNGQSASLLARDGDGLVSLADIVEAECDRLGVGGIRRLFEAESGAEKQRRLRTEAGVQSLAASLAIEH, via the coding sequence ATGGACGAGACGGGGTCTCCCGAGAACTTCACCCGGATGGGAACGCTCGGTATCGAAGAGGAGTTCTACGTCGTCGACGAGTACGGTCGGCCCACGTCGGGCACGGACGAGCTCGTCTACGAGGGCGAACCGCCGGCACTGCTCGACGGCCGGCTCGACCACGAGCTGTTCAAATGCATCGTCGAGACACAGACGCCACTCATCGAGGCGCCGGACGACGCCCGCGAGCAGCTGCTCGCGGTCCGCGAAGCGCTAGTCGAGTACGCCGCCAGCGAGGGGTTCGGTATCGCGGCCGCCGGGCTCCACCCGCTGGCGAAGTGGCGCGAGCTCGAACACGCCGAGAAACCCCGCTACCGCGCCCAGCTGGACCGAATCAAGTACCCGCAACACCGCAACACGACCGCCGGCCTGCACGTCCACGTCGGGGTCGACGACCCGGACAAGGCGGTGTGGGTGGCCAACGAACTCCGCTGGCACGTCCCGGTGATGCTGGCGCTGTCGGCGAACTCCCCGTACTGGAACGGTTTCGACACCGGGCTCCAGTCCGCCCGTGCGAAGATTTTCGAGGCGCTGCCCAACACCGGCATTCCGACGAGGTTCGAGGACTACGCGGCCTTCGAGACCTACGAACGCCGGATGGTCGAGAGCGGGAGCATCGACGACCGCGGCGAGCTGTGGTTCGACGTGCGACCGCATTCGGGCCACGGCACCGTCGAAGTCCGCGCGCCGGACGGTCAGGCCGACCCCGACCGCGTGCTCGCCTTCGTCGAGTACGTCCACGCGCTCGTCGAGGACCTCGCGGCCCGCTACGAGGACGGCGAGTCCGGGACTGACATTCGGCGGGAACTGCTCGACGAGAACAAGTGGCGCGCCATCCGCAACGGACAGTCCGCGTCACTGCTGGCGCGGGACGGCGACGGACTGGTGTCGCTTGCCGACATCGTCGAGGCGGAGTGTGACCGACTCGGCGTCGGCGGTATCCGGCGACTTTTCGAGGCCGAGAGCGGTGCCGAGAAACAGCGCCGCCTTCGCACCGAGGCGGGCGTGCAGTCGCTCGCTGCGTCGCTCGCAATCGAGCACTGA
- a CDS encoding helix-turn-helix domain-containing protein produces MSADDPHDDSLDESGDVRDRIEQEADRAVEQFDEGIVDMLAWVLDTETRARIYVSLRQHPESTSDEIADSTGLYPSTVREALAELHDEGKLTRQKRESDGAGNNPYEYSAIAPSELVNTIVGDVQSELNTVFNLDAHLDDVGPESDAAEPVTISVEDADEDDE; encoded by the coding sequence ATGTCTGCAGATGACCCACACGACGACAGCCTCGACGAGTCGGGGGACGTACGCGACCGTATCGAACAGGAGGCCGACCGCGCCGTCGAGCAGTTCGACGAGGGCATCGTCGATATGCTCGCGTGGGTGCTGGACACGGAGACCCGCGCTCGCATCTACGTGAGCCTCCGGCAACACCCCGAGAGCACGAGCGACGAGATCGCTGATTCGACGGGACTGTACCCGAGTACCGTTCGGGAGGCGCTCGCCGAACTCCACGACGAGGGGAAGCTGACACGGCAGAAACGCGAGAGCGACGGCGCCGGCAACAACCCCTACGAGTACAGCGCTATCGCGCCGAGCGAACTCGTAAACACCATCGTGGGCGACGTGCAGTCGGAGCTGAACACGGTGTTCAATCTTGACGCTCATCTGGACGACGTGGGGCCGGAGAGCGACGCGGCCGAGCCGGTCACCATCTCCGTCGAGGACGCCGACGAAGACGACGAGTAG
- a CDS encoding phosphopantetheine adenylyltransferase, whose product MNVALGGTFDPVHDGHRALFERAFELGDVTVGLTSDELAPNTRHDERHVRPFDRRRSDLSAELERLAEPNGREWTVRELSEPTGIATEPQFDVLVVSPETETGGKRINEIRRDRGLEPLALEVVPHVRADDGDIISSTRIVNGEIDEHGNVTPERDGREKPT is encoded by the coding sequence ATGAATGTGGCGCTGGGGGGGACGTTCGACCCCGTGCACGACGGACACCGCGCGCTGTTCGAGCGCGCGTTCGAACTCGGTGACGTGACAGTGGGACTCACCAGCGACGAACTCGCACCGAACACCCGACACGACGAGCGACACGTCCGCCCGTTCGACCGGCGCCGTTCGGACCTCTCGGCCGAACTGGAACGACTGGCCGAGCCAAACGGGCGTGAGTGGACCGTCCGGGAACTGTCGGAGCCGACCGGCATCGCGACCGAACCGCAGTTCGACGTGCTCGTCGTCTCACCGGAGACCGAAACCGGCGGCAAGCGGATCAACGAGATCCGCCGCGACCGCGGGCTCGAACCGCTGGCCCTGGAGGTCGTCCCCCACGTGCGAGCCGACGACGGCGATATCATCTCCTCGACGCGTATCGTCAACGGCGAAATCGACGAACACGGCAACGTCACGCCCGAGCGCGACGGCCGCGAGAAACCCACGTGA
- a CDS encoding cyclin family protein, giving the protein MYRASDRVEQDEWLGEIEATAETLDLGTQARSHAVDLFLSTLPEEERSKRASMAASIYVGALVAGEERSQTAVAEAADVSRLTIQQRWKELIEHVGLDAPEW; this is encoded by the coding sequence ATGTACCGGGCCAGTGACCGGGTCGAGCAGGACGAGTGGCTGGGAGAGATAGAGGCCACAGCGGAGACGCTGGACCTCGGCACGCAGGCGCGGTCACACGCGGTGGACCTGTTTCTCTCGACGCTGCCCGAGGAGGAGCGCTCGAAGCGGGCCTCGATGGCTGCGAGCATCTACGTTGGGGCCCTAGTCGCCGGCGAGGAACGCTCCCAGACGGCCGTCGCCGAGGCCGCCGACGTCTCTCGGCTGACGATACAGCAGCGCTGGAAGGAACTCATCGAGCACGTCGGGCTGGACGCGCCTGAGTGGTAA
- a CDS encoding DUF7385 family protein — MEDFDELISSLTPREDNDAIKSYQNTTAVACPACEKPFDDMVVCKQETTSLNLDFEMDLCTTTHDDRVVLFTHK, encoded by the coding sequence ATGGAGGATTTCGACGAACTCATCTCCTCGCTGACCCCGCGTGAGGACAACGACGCGATCAAGTCGTACCAGAACACGACGGCCGTCGCCTGCCCGGCCTGTGAGAAACCGTTCGACGATATGGTCGTCTGCAAACAGGAGACGACCTCGCTGAATCTCGACTTCGAGATGGACCTCTGTACGACCACCCACGACGACCGCGTGGTCCTCTTTACGCACAAGTGA
- a CDS encoding nicotinate-nucleotide--dimethylbenzimidazole phosphoribosyltransferase, which yields MTRSPETTRFILVAGTTETAQRDGLSAAGADPELLSTTPGADAELLTYGRPVRTDTVPVSPSGCPTPALVTRAVRELLGFDVAVVDGGLTEPTGAPTVSVGAGVGRDIGDQDPVPTAYGAFEAARQYGRKLPTDELWLAETIPGGTTTALGVLRALGEEAMVSSSLPENPVERKERVVSEGLAASSMQPGDAAGEPKRAVRRMGDPVLATLAGLTTGAVETDTAVTLAGGTQQLAVAALVRHGGYEGSLGLATTSYVADDGTADLRASAGELDLDLTVTDPGFDASDHVAMERFVAGEAKEGVGMGGALALADRAGLGMAEVRDRFAAVYDDLVDPEPTPGELA from the coding sequence ATGACACGGTCCCCAGAGACGACGCGGTTTATATTGGTCGCCGGGACGACGGAGACAGCACAGCGGGACGGGCTGAGCGCCGCCGGGGCGGACCCGGAGCTGCTGTCGACGACGCCGGGCGCCGACGCCGAACTGCTCACCTACGGTCGGCCGGTCCGGACCGACACGGTGCCGGTGAGTCCGAGCGGCTGTCCGACGCCGGCGCTGGTGACGCGGGCCGTCAGGGAGCTGCTGGGGTTCGACGTGGCGGTGGTCGACGGCGGGCTGACCGAGCCCACCGGCGCGCCGACGGTCTCGGTCGGTGCGGGCGTCGGGCGGGATATCGGCGACCAGGACCCGGTGCCGACGGCTTACGGGGCCTTCGAGGCGGCCAGACAGTACGGTCGCAAGCTCCCGACCGACGAGCTGTGGCTGGCCGAGACGATTCCGGGCGGGACGACGACGGCACTGGGGGTGTTGCGGGCGCTGGGCGAGGAGGCGATGGTCTCCTCGTCGCTCCCGGAGAATCCGGTCGAACGGAAGGAGCGGGTCGTCAGCGAGGGGTTGGCGGCGAGTTCGATGCAGCCGGGCGACGCCGCCGGCGAACCGAAGCGGGCGGTCCGGCGGATGGGCGACCCGGTGCTCGCGACGCTGGCCGGGCTGACGACCGGCGCCGTCGAGACCGACACCGCGGTGACGCTGGCCGGCGGGACACAGCAACTCGCCGTCGCGGCGCTGGTCCGCCACGGAGGGTACGAGGGGTCGCTCGGGCTGGCGACGACGAGTTACGTCGCCGACGACGGCACGGCCGACCTGCGTGCGAGCGCGGGGGAACTCGACCTCGACCTGACCGTCACCGACCCCGGGTTCGACGCGAGCGACCACGTCGCCATGGAGCGGTTCGTCGCCGGGGAGGCGAAGGAGGGCGTCGGGATGGGCGGCGCGCTGGCGCTGGCCGACCGTGCCGGGCTGGGGATGGCCGAGGTCCGTGACCGCTTCGCCGCGGTGTACGACGACCTCGTCGACCCCGAGCCGACACCGGGTGAGCTGGCGTGA